A stretch of DNA from Brevibacillus ruminantium:
CGTGACTTCCCATTGCGGTTGGCAGGGCGGTCTTGGATGCGAATCCTTCAGAGCCGCGTGACCAAGGAACTGCTTGTGGGGATAATACTCGTGATTATCGTCGTCAAACTACAAAGACCTGACGAGACAGGAATTGTGCTTGTGACTGCGGCATATGGATTGCTTATTGTTCCGCTGTCCCATCTGTTTGCCGTACGTTGGTGTTTCAGTGGAGCCAGTAAACGTAGGATTTGATTGAGGATTAGTATCATAGTCGAAGATTTCCTTAGCGTACGAAAACTCGGCTTTTTTCGTATGGGTAGAGGGTCAAAACGGGAAAAAAGGCTATTACAAAAATACCATATTTTGACTTCCTATAGAGGAATAGTAATAGGGAAATCGATCTGTTTCTCGAAACATTTCATCATACGAAGGAGTCTTACATATTGGAAATATTATCTTAACGGTAACAGGAGAGTTGCGTAATGAAAAAACATTGGCTCAGTATTACAACCGGAATGGCAATTGCATCAGTTGTGGTAGGAACTGTCTTTGCAAACAGTCCAATCAAACTGATTGTTGACGGGAATGTCATCAAGACAAGCAGTGCACCGGAAAATATCCATAACCGCGTAATGGTTCCTGTAAAATCGCTTGGCGAGATTATCGGAGCGAAGGTAACCTGGGACGCCGGGCAGCAAGCAGTTTTGATTGACACCGGGAAAGAAGAGGAAAGGCTACGGATCGAGCAGCTGGAGAAAGCACTTGCTCCCCACTCCGCAAAAGAAGCCGCAGAATCGTTTATCACTAGCTATAAGACACGCAATGGCGCGCTCTTGCACGCTATTCTCGCTCCGGATATTAGAGACAAAAGGGTTGCAGAAGAGGGCGGCTGGGTGATCGGCGTTTCCAGTCCATGGGTGTCAAGCGCTGCAATTCAAAGTGAAAAGCAACTAAATGCCAATACTGCAGAATTCCTCGTGAACTTACAAATGGCGACTTCTGAAGGCAGTGAAGGGCCATGGTTGTTGAAAGTGATCGTGAAGAAGTTCGATGATCAGTGGTTAATTACTGACTATGGAGACGCAACCGACAGTAAGGAGTAGCCGCTATCGTTTATTAAACCCAACTAAAAGCTGGATAACGACACCGTCAAAAAATCACCTACACACACAAAGTGCCAGTAGGCGAGGATGGCTTCGGGACAAAAACAATTCGTTTTGTTTACAGCAAGGAGAAAGGCTGGCACAAGTACGGGGGGTTAATTTCCCGAAAGGTCAAACAAAGACGCTGCTGCACTCACTATTGATCTCGCCTGCGGCGTGATCGACGACAAGTTGGGGGTAATACCCGCGTAGTTGTCGACCTTTCAATCGAGAGGAGTTTGTAGTTGATGAGCAATCTGAATAACGTAAAAATACCGAAGGAAGCGATTCAAGCATTAAAAATCGTAGAGGAGTTGCTTGGAAGTTCGATAGTCGGAGTATATTTATTTGGTTCTGCAGTAAACGGTGGTTTACGCATTAACAGTGATGTAGATGTTCTAGTGGTCGTGAATCATAGTTTGTCTGAAGTGACTGGAAAAAAACTAACAGACAGACTAATGCCTATATCTGGAAAGATAGGAAATATAGATTCTGTGAGACCACTTGAAGTCACGGTGATAAACCATAGCGATGTTGTCCCTTGGCGATATCCGCCCAGAAATGAATTTATCTATGGTGAGTGGCTTAGGAGTGAGTTTGAGAAAGGACATATTCAGGGGCCAACCTATGACCCTGATTTGGCTATTGTTTTAGCACAAGTAAGAAAAAATAGCATTTCTCTATTTGGTCCTGATGCTTCAGAGATACTTGACCCCGTGCCGATGACAGATATTCGAAGAGCGATTAAGGAGTCTTTGCCAGGGTTGATTGAGGGTATCAAAGGTGATGAGCGTAATGTAATCTTAACCCTCGCTCGAATGTGGCAGACCGTGTCTATCGGTGATATTTCTCCAAAAGATGTGGCTGCAAAATGGGCTTTACCCCAGTTGCCTACAAAATATTCGACTTTACTCGACGTAGCCAGAAAAGCCTATCGAGGAGAATCTGTTGATAAGTGGGAAGGAATGGATTCCGAGGTGACAGCACTCGCTAATCATATGAAAAACTCAATAGAATCTTGCCTTAGTATCTGAGCATGACCCAATTATCATGATTAGGAGTTCTATAATAACGTGATCTAATAGCGGTGTCCCGATCAATTCTCCTGCACCATGCTGCGTTTGGTCACGACTGGGCGTCGAGTCTTATCAATAGTAAGTGTGAAAAACCCCTTCAATATCACTATATTTATTTCATGTATGGAATCAGAATGGGATTCATTCTGGTTTTTTCTTGTTTTTGTACCACTTCCCAAAACGTTATTTATGAAGAGCGAGACATCAGCAGCCAGCCATTTTTGCTTGATTCCCGACCCGTTTTGTAACGAAAGCTCGGTATCCATGTTCGTGCCCTGAATAGAAAAGTCTTCTTTCCAAGCCATACTTGTATCGTCCATAATAGTAGTTCATCTGGTTTCTTGTTGTTGGCTATATGAAAGGGGGCGGTCATTATTGAGGCAGGCAGGTTTGCTCATGATAGTCGTAACATTATTTCTGTTCACTTTTTTCCCTGGATCAGCAGAAGCCGAAGAAGAACGCCTGATTCGAGTCGGTTTCGATAAGAGCTTGCCTCCTTTATCATATTTGGATAAAAACGGGGAAGCTGCCGGCTTTGATATCGATCTGATCCGGAAAATGGCTACGCTCCGCGGTGATAAAATTCAATTTATTCCGCTGGAGTGGGAGGACGCGGTTATTCAGCTAAGAGCAGGACAACTGGACCTGGTTGTAGGTATGAAATATACAAGCACGCGCGACATCTACTTTGATTTCAGTGACTCCTATTTAACGATGTCAGACGCATTGATCGTTCCGTCGGCAACCCGAGATATTTCCGGGATCAATGATCTAAGAGGAAAAGTGGTAGCGGTCCAGCGAGATGATGCAGGAATCTACCAATTAGAGAGCATCAGGGGTGGCAAAATGCTGATCGCTTTCAATCAGCCGGATGCAATGGACATGCTATTTTTAGGGAGAGCGGATGTTTTTCTGGGAAACCGGTGGACAGCTGAATATGTACTCCAGAAGGCAAATATGCGGCAAGACTACCGGATTCGCACAGGTCTCATCCCACCATCTGATTATGCCTTTGCTGTGCGAGAGGGCAATTATGAGCTTCTAAACAAGCTGAATGAAGGCTTGAAGGAGCTGCATCGAAGTGGCACCTACGAGCTTTTGTATTCGCAATACCTGGAGCCTTATAACGCTATGGCCATCGATTGGTGGCGCAAGCTGGTCTACGGCTTGCTCATCGTGATGGGACTCGTTGTGATCGTTCTGGCTGGGAGCTTTCTTTGGAATAAACGATTGCAAAGAGAGGTCAGGGTTCAAACAGCCGCTTTGGCAGACAGCTTCGCTTTTCAGAGAAAAGTGCTGGACAGTGTGGACAACGGAATTCTTTCATTTGATCAAACAGGGCGGATTACCTTGATTAACCATGCTGCAAGTAGATTGCTGGGATTAGAGAGCAAGCCAGCGGAGTCATATGTTATGGACTGCCTGCCCCATTTACCTGTTCAGCAGGCACTGATGGGAGAGAAGAGCATACTCGAAGGCGAGCTGCACCTAGGAGATGGAACAGGCAGAATCGTTTATTATTATATCGCCACTTTATCTAACAGCGTAGGAGCGCAGGTAGGCGGGATTCTTTGCCTGCAGGACCGGACTGAGCAGAAGCATCTGCAAGCCCGATTAATTGCGCAAGAAAAAATGCGTGCCCTTGGAGAGCTGGTCGCGGGTATTGCCCATGAAATCCGCAATCCGTTGACAGCGATCAAAACCTTTACCGAGCTGCTCCCCAAAAAGCTGGATGATACACGTTTTCGGGCCGAGCTTCTGGAGCATGTTCCGGAAGAAGTAGCCAGAATGAATCGGATTATTGAGGATTTGCTTGATTATTCCAGAGAAAAGCCTGTTCAACAAAAATGGGAGAAGCCCTTGGACCTCGTTCAATCCGTGATGGGTCTTTTCACCAAACGGATGGAGAGCGAAGGGATACGAATTGTGGTCGATATTTCTCCGGATTTGAAAGTGTTCGTAGATCGCGACCGAATCAAACAGGTGCTGATTAATCTGATTCTCAATGCTATTGAGGCCATGGCCGACTCACAGGACAAGCAATTGACGATTCATACCAAGCAGGGTGGCAAAATGGTCTGTCTGGCGATTTCCGATACGGGTTCCGGTATAGCGCAGGAAGATTTACTTCAAATGTTTCAGCCTTTCTATACAACGAAAAGTCAGGGAATTGGGCTTGGGTTGTATATTAGCCAGAAAATTATGCACGAGCATGGCGGAGAGATTGAAGTGAAAAGTGAAGTGTGGAAAGGCACTACGTTTCTATTACAGTTTGCGAAGGGGGAGAACGCAATTGAACATTTTGATCATTGATGACGAGCGAGCCATCTGTTCCTCGCTCTCATTTGCGCTTGAGGATGAATACCGCGTCCTAACCGCTTCGGGACCTGATGAAGGCCTTAGACTACTGGATGAAGAGCCGATTGACGGGATCTTGCTTGATCTGAATTTGCGCGTAGCGAGCGGGATCGATCTTCTTCGGGTGATCAAGGAGAGAAAGCCGGAGGTAGTTGTCATTATTATGACGGCTTATGGATCGATCGAATCGTCCGTAGAGGCGATGAAAGCAGGGGCCTATCATTACTTGTCCAAGCCTCTCAATTTAGACGAAGTAAGGCTTTTGCTTAGCAAAGCTCTTGCGTTTCAACAGCTTCATCGCCAGGTTCAGGTGCTCAGTCAGGCCGTTCGGCAGCACGAAACTTATGCGGGCATTATTGGCAAGAGCAGTGCCATTCAGAAAGTATTTCAATTGATCGAGAAGGTAAAGGATATTAATTCCAACGTAATGATTACGGGAGAAAGCGGTACAGGCAAGGAATTGGTAGCCCGTGCGATCCATTTTCAGGGGGGACGGCAGAAGGGCGCTTTTTCGGTCATCAATTGTGCGGCTATACCGGAGCCTCTGCTGGAAAGCGAGTTGTTCGGACATGAAAAAGGTGCATTCACTGGCGCCTATCAGAAACAGCAAGGGCTGTTTGAGCGATCCGATGGCGGCACGATCTTTCTGGATGAGATCGGAGAGATGCCTTTGTCGCTGCAAGCGAAAATATTGCGAGTCATTCAGGAGAAGGTCGTTACCCCAGTGGGTTCCCAGCAGCCCAAGGAAGTGGATGTTCGAATCATTTCGGCAACAAATCGCAACCTGCAGGAAGAAGTGGCAAAAGGGAGCTTTCGCGAGGATCTTTACTATCGCTTAAATGTCATTCCCATCCATCTTCCACCTCTCCGTGAGCGCAAGGAGGATGTGCCACTTCTCATTGAGCATTTTTTAGCCTTTTACGCTGCTAATATGGGAGTCCGAACGAAAACATTAAGTCCAGAGGCCAAACGTAAGCTGTATAACTACACCTACCCCGGCAATGTTCGCGAGCTTTCCAATATGCTGGAATATGCGGTGGCGCTCTCCGAAGAGGAAGTGATTCAGCTTGACGATCTTCCAGAAGCCGTTCGTGGAAATCGGGTCACTCCAGCAGGTGAGGATGCAAAAGAAAGCGGTCTTTTGATACCAGAAGGGCTAACTCTTGCAGAAGCGGAAAGAATGTATATTCTCTATACACTTGAGAAAAATGAGGGCCATCGTCTGAATACAGCCAAACAACTATCGATCAGCGAGCGGGGATTACGTGAAAAGCTGAAGCAATATGTAAGAGGTAAGGAATGAGAAAAATTACAGCTTGGATTATGCTGGCTACGATTGCTGTGGGAATCATAGCGAGTGGCTGTGACCATAAACCCGAACAAATACCAATCGGTTCCGATCAGGAGCAACCCTTTGTGACGATTGCAACTGGCGGTGCTTCCGGTCCGTATTTTACGATTGGAGGAGCCTTGGCCAAGGTGTATAAAGAAAAGCTTGGGTACAATGCAGCCGTTCGGTCCACGGACGGCTCGGTTGAAAATGTGCGCCTTCTGGAGGGAGGAAAAGTGGACGTGGCTTTTGCGATGTCAGACGTTGCCTCTTTTGCACTTGGTGGAAAGGAAGGCTTTCGGTCAAGCGGTCCGGCCAAGCATATGAGATCAATGGCTGGACTTTATTTGA
This window harbors:
- a CDS encoding stalk domain-containing protein, which codes for MKKHWLSITTGMAIASVVVGTVFANSPIKLIVDGNVIKTSSAPENIHNRVMVPVKSLGEIIGAKVTWDAGQQAVLIDTGKEEERLRIEQLEKALAPHSAKEAAESFITSYKTRNGALLHAILAPDIRDKRVAEEGGWVIGVSSPWVSSAAIQSEKQLNANTAEFLVNLQMATSEGSEGPWLLKVIVKKFDDQWLITDYGDATDSKE
- a CDS encoding transporter substrate-binding domain-containing protein produces the protein MIVVTLFLFTFFPGSAEAEEERLIRVGFDKSLPPLSYLDKNGEAAGFDIDLIRKMATLRGDKIQFIPLEWEDAVIQLRAGQLDLVVGMKYTSTRDIYFDFSDSYLTMSDALIVPSATRDISGINDLRGKVVAVQRDDAGIYQLESIRGGKMLIAFNQPDAMDMLFLGRADVFLGNRWTAEYVLQKANMRQDYRIRTGLIPPSDYAFAVREGNYELLNKLNEGLKELHRSGTYELLYSQYLEPYNAMAIDWWRKLVYGLLIVMGLVVIVLAGSFLWNKRLQREVRVQTAALADSFAFQRKVLDSVDNGILSFDQTGRITLINHAASRLLGLESKPAESYVMDCLPHLPVQQALMGEKSILEGELHLGDGTGRIVYYYIATLSNSVGAQVGGILCLQDRTEQKHLQARLIAQEKMRALGELVAGIAHEIRNPLTAIKTFTELLPKKLDDTRFRAELLEHVPEEVARMNRIIEDLLDYSREKPVQQKWEKPLDLVQSVMGLFTKRMESEGIRIVVDISPDLKVFVDRDRIKQVLINLILNAIEAMADSQDKQLTIHTKQGGKMVCLAISDTGSGIAQEDLLQMFQPFYTTKSQGIGLGLYISQKIMHEHGGEIEVKSEVWKGTTFLLQFAKGENAIEHFDH
- the ant(9) gene encoding aminoglycoside nucleotidyltransferase ANT(9) → MSNLNNVKIPKEAIQALKIVEELLGSSIVGVYLFGSAVNGGLRINSDVDVLVVVNHSLSEVTGKKLTDRLMPISGKIGNIDSVRPLEVTVINHSDVVPWRYPPRNEFIYGEWLRSEFEKGHIQGPTYDPDLAIVLAQVRKNSISLFGPDASEILDPVPMTDIRRAIKESLPGLIEGIKGDERNVILTLARMWQTVSIGDISPKDVAAKWALPQLPTKYSTLLDVARKAYRGESVDKWEGMDSEVTALANHMKNSIESCLSI
- a CDS encoding sigma-54-dependent transcriptional regulator — protein: MNILIIDDERAICSSLSFALEDEYRVLTASGPDEGLRLLDEEPIDGILLDLNLRVASGIDLLRVIKERKPEVVVIIMTAYGSIESSVEAMKAGAYHYLSKPLNLDEVRLLLSKALAFQQLHRQVQVLSQAVRQHETYAGIIGKSSAIQKVFQLIEKVKDINSNVMITGESGTGKELVARAIHFQGGRQKGAFSVINCAAIPEPLLESELFGHEKGAFTGAYQKQQGLFERSDGGTIFLDEIGEMPLSLQAKILRVIQEKVVTPVGSQQPKEVDVRIISATNRNLQEEVAKGSFREDLYYRLNVIPIHLPPLRERKEDVPLLIEHFLAFYAANMGVRTKTLSPEAKRKLYNYTYPGNVRELSNMLEYAVALSEEEVIQLDDLPEAVRGNRVTPAGEDAKESGLLIPEGLTLAEAERMYILYTLEKNEGHRLNTAKQLSISERGLREKLKQYVRGKE